One part of the Engraulis encrasicolus isolate BLACKSEA-1 chromosome 17, IST_EnEncr_1.0, whole genome shotgun sequence genome encodes these proteins:
- the LOC134467319 gene encoding RPE-retinal G protein-coupled receptor-like, translating to MAAYPLPEGFSDADMTLFGTALLVEGLLGFFLNSIAALSFILIKDQRNPSNFLVFNLNIADLLLNVNGLIAAYASYQRGWPFGVDGCNMHGFQGLVAIFAAICFVALVSWDKYHYWCTQQEFYWATSGTMVVCVWVASIFWASLPLPSVLGWGEFDFEPMRTCCTLDYTKGDSSYISYMLTITVFYLLVPLLIMHSSYDSIYAYFKKTHKFKFNTYIPEATLLATWGPYVAMCIYACFENAKLVSPKLRMVLPVVAKTSPIWHALLYSFTNEAYKGGIWQMLTGQEPAKKIKSN from the exons atggcagcgTATCCCTTACCAGAGGGGTTCAGTGATGCTGATATGACTCTCTTTGGCACCGCATTGCTTGTTGAGG GTCTTCTGGGTTTTTTCCTGAACTCCATTGCAGCACTGTCTTTTATACTGATTAAAGACCAACGAAACCCCAGCAACTTCCTGGTGTTCAATCTGAACATTGCTGATCTTCTGCTTAATGTTAATGGACTCATTGCCGCCTATGCCAGCTATCAAAG AGGTTGGCCCTTTGGTGTGGACGGATGTAACATGCATGGATTCCAGGGACTGGTTGCCATTTTTGCAGCAATCTGCTTTGTTGCACTTGTATCGTGGGACAAATATCACTACTGGTGTACTC AACAGGAATTCTACTGGGCCACCTCTGGGACCATGgtcgtgtgtgtctgggtggcgTCCATCTTCTGGgcgtctctccctcttccctccgtcCTCGGCTGGGGCGAGTTTGACTTTGAGCCCATGAGGACCTGCTGCACACTAGACTACACCAAGGGAGACTC GAGCTACATCTCCTACATGCTAACCATCACCGTCTTCTATCTCCTCGTCCCATTGCTGATCATGCACAGCTCATATGACTCCATCTACGCATACTTCAAGAAGACCCACAAGTTCAAG TTCAACACGTACATTCCAGAGGCGACCCTGTTGGCAACCTGGGGCCCATACGTGGCCATGTGCATCTATGCCTGCTTTGAGAATGCCAAACTGGTTTCCCCGAAGTTGAGAATG GTGCTTCCTGTGGTGGCAAAGACGTCCCCGATATGGCACGCTCTTCTCTACTCCTTCACCAACGAGGCCTACAAAGGAGGCATCTGGCAGATGCTGACGGGCCAGGAGCCCGCCAAGAAGATCAAATCCAACTAA
- the lrit1b gene encoding leucine-rich repeat, immunoglobulin-like domain and transmembrane domain-containing protein 1b: protein MLGREALVLCVVAVGCLFPLVCYSCPSQCSCFYHKLSDGSRARSVLCNDPDITVVPSNIPLDTAKLRIEKTHISRLSSQAFHHLAGLEFLWMSFNSLASVNSDSFRGLSGLDELRLDGNALTSFPWEALTDMPKLRLLDLHNNRILQIPSVATYYLRNLTYLDLSSNSINTVPYDVLQSWLTVRPTVQGAADSAKLILGLHDNPWVCDCRLFDLLQFQKTPASTAVALIDTRLRCSEPESFSGVLVSDTNLRQCQAPRVHTAVARVRSSVGNNVLLRCGTVGVPVPELSWSRTDRKPMNATVHQEVSKEGIIWSILSVPAVSYRDSGKYVCTATNFIGSADAIISLIISDTFRSEEVMYAGDSNKKGRGRGKKGEGFGRAAYQEKLIARYMPPPSSTGASMPIIEPVGGTGSSVQIESYSVSDEEEEAKQMESSTGMDGASAEIAKVVLANLAANASFLQQGPERRIVRSVKVIGDTDHTVSLNWRAPMATNTTAFSVLYAVFGERDMRRINVEPGKNRITIEGLVPRTKYIACVCVKGLIPKKEQCVIFSTDEAASASGTQKLINVVVITVACVIAVPLTLIVCCGALKRRLQKLLGRKSKDIQDSYVTFETLSPGGTKAKGGMEGEYLTRLNPEESNRLLSARSSVDSTATARTEGPPNEYFC from the exons ATGTTGGGACGAGAGGCCTTGGTGCTGTGCGTTGTGGCTGTGGGCTGCCTCTTTCCTCTGGTCTGCTACTCTTGCCCTTCCCAATGCAGCTGCTTCTACCACAAGCTGAGCGATGGATCCAGAGCAAG GAGTGTCCTCTGTAACGACCCAGACATCACAGTGGTGCCCTCCAACATCCCTCTGGACACGGCCAAGCTGCGCATCGAGAAGACCCACATCTCGCGCCTCTCCAGCCAGGCCTTCCACCACCTGGCGGGCCTGGAGTTCCTCTGGATGTCCTTCAACTCCCTGGCCTCCGTCAACTCCGACAGCTTCCGCGGCCTCTCCGGCCTGGACGAGCTGCGCCTGGACGGCAACGCGCTCACCTCCTTCCCCTGGGAGGCGCTGACGGACATGCCCAAGCTGCGCCTCCTGGACCTCCACAACAACCGCATCCTGCAGATCCCCAGCGTGGCCACCTACTACCTGAGGAACCTCACCTACCTGGACCTGTCCAGCAACAGCATCAACACCGTGCCCTACGACGTGCTCCAGTCCTGGCTGACCGTCCGGCCCACCGTGCAGGGCGCTGCAGACAGCGCCAAGCTGATTCTGG GTCTCCATGACAACCCCTGGGTGTGTGACTGCCGCCTGTTCGATCTGCTGCAGTTCCAGAAGACCCCCGCTTCCACGGCGGTGGCCCTCATCGACACGCGCCTGCGCTGCTCCGAGCCCGAGAGCTTCTCCGGCGTGCTGGTGAGCGACACCAACCTGCGGCAGTGCCAGGCGCCGCGCGTCCACACGGCCGTGGCCCGCGTGCGCAGCTCGGTGGGGAACAACGTCCTGTTACGCTGCGGCACCGTGGGGGTGCCCGTCCCTGAGCTCAGCTGGAGCCGCACCGACCGCAAGCCCATGAACGCCACAG TCCACCAGGAGGTGTCCAAGGAGGGTATCATCTGGTCCATCCTCAGCGTGCCGGCGGTCTCCTACCGGGACTCGGGGAAATATGTCTGCACCGCCACCAACTTTATAGGCAGCGCCGACGCCATCATCTCCCTGATCATCTCCGACACCTTCCGCTCCGAGGAGGTCATGTACGCCGGCGACTCCAACAAAAAGGGCCGCGGCAGGGGAAAGAAGGGCGAGGGCTTCGGCCGCGCGGCCTACCAGGAGAAGCTGATCGCCAGGTACATGCCACCGCCGTCCTCCACCGGAGCGTCCATGCCCATCATCGAGCCCGTGGGGGGCACGGGCTCCTCCGTTCAGATCGAGAGCTACAGCGTttcagacgaggaggaggaggcgaagcAGATGGAGTCTTCCACAGGGATGGACGGAGCGTCTGCCGAGATAGCCAAGGTGGTGCTCGCCAACCTGGCAGCCAACGCCTCCTTCCTGCAGCAGGGGCCCGAGCGCCGCATCGTGCGCTCCGTCAAGGTCATCGGCGATACGGACCACACGGTGTCGCTCAACTGGCGGGCGCCCATGGCCACCAACACCACGGCCTTCAGCGTGCTCTATGCCGTCTTCGGCGAGCGTGACATGCGCCGCATCAACGTGGAGCCGGGCAAGAACCGCATCACCATCGAGGGCCTGGTGCCCCGCACCAAGTACATCGCCTGCGTGTGCGTCAAGGGCCTCATCCCCAAGAAGGAGCAGTGCGTCATCTTCTCCACCGACGAGGCCGCCAGCGCCAGCGGCACGCAGAAGCTCATCAACGTGGTCGTCATCACCGTGGCCTGCGTCATCGCCGTGCCCCTCACGCTCATCGTCTGCTGCGGCGCGCTCAAGAGGAGGCTTCAGAAGCTGCTGGGACGCAAGTCCAAGGACATCCAGGACTCTTATGTCACCTTCGAAACGCTCTCGCCAGGCGGCACCAAGGCCAAGGGGGGTATGGAGGGCGAGTACCTGACGCGCCTCAATCCTGAGGAGTCCAACAGGTTGCTCTCGGCGCGCTCTAGTGTTGACTCCACAGCCACGGCCAGGACTGAAGGTCCCCCCAATGAGTACTTCTGCTAA
- the LOC134466940 gene encoding RPE-retinal G protein-coupled receptor-like: MGYPLPEGFSDFDMSFFGILLFAEGLLGLFLNSVSALSFILVKGQRDPSNFLVFNLNIADILLNINALVAAYATYTRVWPFGAHGCNMHGFEGLTAVYASIAFIALVSWDKYHYWCTQQELYWATSGTMCVCVWVAAIFWAALPLPSFGWGEFGFEPMKNACCLDYTKNDWAYISYLLTVTAFYLLIPMLIMHSSYDSIYAYFKKTHKYKFNTVIPEACLLLTWGPYVFLCLYACFYNPKDFTPKLRMMLPVLAKTSPLFNAVLYSFTNAAYKGGIWTMITGEKSTAKKTN, from the exons ATGGGGTATCCCTTACCGGAAGGGTTCAGTGATTTTGACATGTCTTTCTTCGGCATCCTTCTGTTTGCTGAGG GTCTCCTGGGACTCTTTCTGAACTCTGTTTCAGCGCTGTCTTTTATACTAGTTAAAGGCCAACGAGATCCCAGCAACTTCCTGGTCTTCAACTTGAATATTGCTGATATTTTGCTCAATATCAATGCTCTGGTTGCTGCCTATGCCACCTACACAAG GGTCTGGCCCTTTGGTGCACATGGATGCAACATGCATGGATTCGAGGGATTAACTGCAGTTTATGCATCAATTGCCTTCATTGCACTTGTTTCCTGGGACAAGTACCACTACTGGTGCACTC AACAGGAATTGTACTGGGCCACCTCTGggaccatgtgcgtgtgtgtgtgggtggcagcCATCTTCTGGGCAGCTCTTCCTCTACCCTCTTTCGGCTGGGGCGAGTTTGGCTTTGAGCCGATGAAGAACGCATGCTGTTTAGACTACACCAAAAATGACTG GGCATACATCTCTTACTTGCTGACAGTCACAGCCTTCTACCTCCTAATTCCAATGCTAATCATGCACAGCTCATATGATTCCATCTACGCATACTTCAAGAAGACCCACAAGTACAAG TTCAACACCGTCATCCCAGAGGCCTGTCTCCTCCTGACCTGGGGACCATACGTCTTCCTGTGCTTGTATGCCTGTTTCTATAATCCCAAAGACTTTACACCAAAGTTGAGAATG ATGCTGCCGGTGTTGGCAAAGACCTCTCCACTATTCAACGCTGTTCTTTACTCTTTCACCAACGCGGCCTACAAAGGTGGAATCTGGACGATGATCACAGGAGAGAAGAGCACTGCAAAGAAAACTAAttaa
- the LOC134466938 gene encoding leucine-rich repeat, immunoglobulin-like domain and transmembrane domain-containing protein 2: MDNIYVALAIIFLLFQINSVSSFCVTGCSCIEDGLGRSLLCMETSLGKVPENIPSDFTKIRIENSHLTEIPTASFSRVSALESLWLNFNNITLMNMKSLEGLSNLTELRLEGNKLRSIPWTAFQDTPNLKILDLKHNRLDVLPEYALRHLTGLTYLDLSFNQLTVISKDVFLNWPRYNHHPLKPRRGAGEETNVVLALNDNHWLCDCRLKGFVEFIKAVSPPIILMNSYLTCSGPANKNGKFFHEVELRSCMKPETSSPQTNITLPLGAATSLQCRVKARPEPVVRWIYGLRNIRGFTVSQTQVDEDTISSQLLIPSLHLVDRGVYTCAANNFIGNSSVRISIDVLSSNANGNASPLPAASAPFPMASANENVYIDFRIAKQTVYGITVEWYAVTENPAETWYTIHFGKFDSPKKEMLYMGPGITSYSVDRLQPVTKYEVCVALKNQPPRPGQCIVFMTGSDVNELEQRERLIHIIVIVCAMVLAVPAGMYACTTDTHVGCVQRVTRAVQERRKREEKTSDTVSGSGGGGGGGGVGGPERQGTFDSLQAASDEGLFRESVEDGRMRRRSEDKLY; this comes from the exons ATGGACAACATCTATGTAGCACTAGCCATCATCTTCCTGCTCTTTCAAATCAATTCTGTATCGTCTTTCTGTGTCACTGGATGTTCTTGCATTGAGGATGGCCTTGGAAG GTCCCTCCTTTGTATGGAAACCTCCTTGGGGAAGGTCCCTGAAAACATCCCGTCGGACTTCACCAAGATCCGCATCGAGAACTCCCACCTCACCGAAATCCCCACCGCCTCCTTCTCCCGAGTCAGTGCCTTGGAGTCCCTGTGGCTGAACTTTAACAACATCACCCTGATGAACATGAAGAGCCTGGAGGGCCTCTCCAACCTGACCGAGCTGCGTCTGGAGGGCAACAAGCTGCGCTCCATCCCCTGGACGGCGTTCCAAGACACGCCAAACCTGAAGATCCTGGACCTGAAGCACAACCGGCTAGACGTGCTGCCAGAGTACGCCCTGCGACATTTGACGGGGCTCACCTACTTAGACTTATCATTCAATCAGCTTACGGTCATCTCCAAGGATGTGTTCCTGAACTGGCCACGCTACAACCATCACCCGCTGAAGCCCAGGAGGGGCGCCGGCGAGGAGACCAACGTGGTCCTGGCCCTCAACGACAACCACTGGCTATGCGACTGCCGCCTGAAGGGGTTCGTGGAATTCATCAAGGCCGTCAGCCCACCCATCATCCTCATGAACTCCTACCTGACCTGCTCGGGTCCCGCCAACAAGAACGGGAAGTTCTTCCACGAGGTGGAGCTGAGGAGCTGCATGAAGCCGGAGACGTCCAGCCCGCAGACGAACATCACGCTGCCCCTGGGCGCCGCCACCTCGCTGCAGTGCCGCGTCAAGGCCAGGCCCGAGCCGGTGGTGCGCTGGATATACGGCCTCAGGAACATCCGAGGGTTCACAG TCTCCCAGACCCAGGTGGATGAGGACACCATCAGCTCCCAGCTCCTGATCCCCTCGCTCCACCTGGTGGACCGCGGTGTCTACACCTGCGCTGCCAACAACTTCATCGGCAACTCCTCCGTCCGCATCTCCATCGATGTCCTCTCCAGCAATGCCAACGGCAACGCCTCGCCACTGCCCGCCGCCTCGGCGCCCTTCCCTATGGCCTCGGCCAACGAGAACGTCTACATCGACTTCCGCATCGCCAAGCAGACGGTCTACGGCATCACGGTGGAGTGGTACGCCGTCACGGAGAACCCGGCCGAGACCTGGTACACCATCCACTTCGGCAAGTTCGACTCGCCCAAGAAGGAGATGCTGTACATGGGGCCGGGCATCACCAGCTACTCGGTGGACCGCCTGCAGCCGGTCACCAAGTACGAGGTGTGCGTGGCGCTGAAGAACCAGCCGCCGCGGCCGGGTCAGTGCATCGTCTTCATGACGGGCAGCGACGTCAACGAGCTGGAGCAGCGCGAGCGCCTCATCCACATCATCGTGATCGTGTGCGCCATGGTGCTGGCCGTGCCAGCTGGCATGTACGCCTGCACCACCGACACACACGTCGGCTGCGTCCAGCGGGTCACCAGGGCCGTGCAGGAGCGCcgcaagagggaggagaagaccaGCGACACGGTTAGCGGCAGCGGCggaggtggtggcggcggtggagtAGGAGGTCCGGAGAGGCAGGGCACCTTCGACAGCCTGCAGGCGGCCAGCGATGAGGGCCTTTTCCGAGAGT